A genome region from Hevea brasiliensis isolate MT/VB/25A 57/8 chromosome 9, ASM3005281v1, whole genome shotgun sequence includes the following:
- the LOC110656984 gene encoding protein unc-13 homolog isoform X1, with amino-acid sequence MEHTALLQRYRRDRRKLLEFLLSSGLIKEPRTPSGPTNSLSNIDFDTLSADYILLCLKSGGVIDVTEATKKYLDESAYPVTSHSHTRNSYFLVSDPDLAGSPPRRVPPPITVRQTTNVAQSSSQMESSGVQNATTFGDDCGPTYKVATNTPIRRSQNSEIPPLGLPSLSTGLSDDDLRESAYELLLASIFFSGVGSYSVDDRKKEKSSKFLSSLKSKRDKVLSQSQSLGRPSELMDTVRVQMQISEAMDACIRRNLMQLAARQMHGQIDLPHVSLGLLNGIFKSDFRNEKSYMQWKNRQANILEEFLCFPASVQKTDHLTIRSHAAKIRHEKEWDTIMSPSERVAVLASIRQVAVNLSSLPGRFDIQGETLYWTTGYHLNIRLYQKLLFAVFDVLDEGQLIEEADEFLSLIKLTWSTLGITQKMHNALYAWVLFQQFVETDEGLLLENAVIELQKVQTAEEADRKEEQYMNSLVCSRQYDGQELELNLVQAISVSISIWCDSALQDYHLHFSQKPSCFRTMMALLSAVGILTSDDCDEIKVSYSCSLTKFSSSNDNVSRKLKYYITSSTNAACGRVASKVDLESRVQRMHPLAMLAKELKLIAERDFNVFWPVLHQWCPESLMMSVVLLHQFYGERLRPFLKRLSSLSEDVRAVLPAAEMLDHYLTRLHTTALDANRLLLSSSQVLDHYQIGEVSAPLILDWVISQHAHILEWTGRAFDIEDWEPLSFHQRQAASIVEVFRIIEETVDQFFGFNLPMDITHLQALLSVIFHSLDAYLLKMLNQLVDKNHLYPSAPPLTRYTETVISVIKKRLLECAPLDDDVNYKLNELTIPKLCIRLNTLQYIQKQIGMLEDGIRKSWALVKPSHNPRWTKDEPLEETSLLTCSEAIDALFATTFSIIKDTATGAINKICAFTGARVVFWDLRDRFLFHLYRGDVASSRLESYLPHVDTVLDLICGLIDDSLRDLVVLSIFRALLEAYVWVLLDGGPSRAFSDSDVSVMEDDFNMLKDFFIAGGEGLPRSLVEQEAKFSQQILGLFSLRTETVIKMLMNASEHISVGLDSNKHAHMLEDAHTLVRVLCHKKDREASKFLKRQYQLPMSSEYDDTPDRDSTLRSPLISDLLKRSYSTNWTNKGHSSFKSIKKKLQEATSEIRNVAR; translated from the exons ATGGAGCACACAGCTCTTTTGCAGCGTTACCGTCGAGATCGCCGGAAACTCTTAGAGTTCCTTTTATCTTCTGGTTTGATCAAGGAGCCCCGAACTCCATCCGGTCCCACTAATTCTCTCTCTAATATTGATTTCGATACTCTCAGCGCCGATTATATCCTCCTCTGCTTGAAATCAG GTGGAGTTATCGATGTTACTGAAGCGACTAAAAAGTACTTAGACGAATCTGCTTATCCTGTCACG AGTCATTCACATACAAGGAACTCCTATTTTCTTGTTTCTGATCCAGATTTAGCTGGATCTCCTCCTAGGCGTGTGCCTCCTCCAATTACTGTGCGCCAAACTACTAATGTGGCTCAATCATCGAGTCAAATGGAAAGTTCAGGTGTTCAGAATGCCACAACATTTGGGGATGACTGTGGTCCTACATATAAAGTAGCTACAAATACACCTATTAGGCGTTCACAAAATTCAGAAATTCCTCCACTTGGTTTACCTAGCCTGAGCACAG GATTGTCTGATGATGACTTGCGGGAATCAGCCTATGAGTTATTGCTTGCTTCTATATTTTTTTCTGG GGTTGGAAGTTATTCAGTTGACgatagaaagaaagaaaagagttCCAAATTTTTGTCTAGCTTGAAAAGTAAAAGGGACAAAGTGCTTTCACAATCACAGTCTTTAGGAAGACCCTCAGAGCTCATGGACACTGTCCGTGTTCAGATGCAG ATTTCAGAAGCTATGGATGCTTGCATTAGGCGAAATTTGATGCAGTTGGCAGCAAGGCAAATGCATGGACAGATTGACCTTCCTCATGTGTCACTGGGCCTTTTGAATGGTATTTTCAAGTCTGATTTTCGTAATGAAAAATCTTATATGCAATGGAAGAACAGGCAG GCAAATATATTAGAAGAATTTCTTTGTTTTCCTGCTAGTGTGCAGAAAACCGACCATCTAACCATTAGAAGCCATGCTGCAAAGATCAGACATGAGAAG GAATGGGACACTATAATGTCACCTTCTGAGCGCGTTGCAGTTCTAGCATCTATTAGACAAGTTGCTGTAAATTTGTCATCTTTGCCTGGGAGATTTGACATCCAAGGTGAAACCTTGTATTGGACTACTGGTTATCACTTGAACATCAGACTTTATCAAAAATTACTTTTTGCTGTGTTTGATGTTCTTGATGAAGGCCAACTTATAGAG GAAGCTGATGAATTCTTGTCACTTATAAAATTAACGTGGTCTACTTTAGGCATCACTCAGAAAATGCATAATGCATTATATGCGTGGGTCCTTTTTCAACAG TTTGTGGAGACAGATGAGGGTTTGCTTTTAGAAAATGCAGTTATTGAGTTGCAGAAAGTTCAAACTGCTGAAGAGGCTGATAGGAAGGAGGAGCAGTATATGAACAGCCTAGTATGTTCAAGGCAATATGATGGCCAAGAACTAGAGTTAAATTTGGTGCAGGCTATTAGTGTCTCAATAAGCATTTGGTGTGACAGTGCACTGCAAGATTATCATCTTCATTTCAGTCAG AAACCTTCTTGCTTCAGAACAATGATGGCCCTACTGTCAGCAGTTGGAATTCTTACTTCTGATGATTGTGATGAAATCAAGGTTAGTTATAGCTGCAGT TTAACAAAATTTAGTTCTTCAAATGATAATGTCTCTAGAAAGCTTAAATATTACATCACAAGCTCTACTAATGCTGCATGCGGGCGG GTTGCAAGTAaagtggatcttgaatctagagtacAAAGGATGCATCCATTGGCTATGCTTGCTAAGGAGCTAAAGTTGATTGCTGAAAGAGACTTCAATGTCTTTTGGCCAGTGTTACATCAGTGGTGTCCTGAATCCCTGATGATgtcagttgttctgttgcaccaATTTTATGGGGAAAGACTG AGACCTTTCCTCAAGAGATTGTCATCTCTTTCTGAAGATGTTAGGGCTGTTCTTCCTGCTGCTGAAATGTTGGATCATTATTTAACTCGGCTACATACTACAGCTCTGGATGCAAATAGGTTGCTTCTCTCTTCCAGTCAAGTTTTGGATCATTATCAG ATTGGGGAAGTTTCCGCACCACTCATTCTCGATTGGGTGATATCTCAGCATGCTCATATTTTGGAATGGACTGGACGTGCTTTTGATATTGAG GATTGGGAGCCTTTATCATTTCATCAACGGCAGGCAGCATCTATAGTTGAAGTTTTTAGAATTATAGAAGAG ACTGTGGATCAATTCTTTGGCTTCAATCTCCCTATGGATATTACCCATCTACAAGCTCTATTATCTGTAATTTTTCATAGCCTGGATGCATATTTGTTGAAAATGCTCAACCAGTTag TTGACAAGAATCATCTCTATCCATCTGCTCCTCCTTTAACTCGCTATACGGAGACTGTTATTTCAGTAATTAAGAAAAGGCTGCTTGAGTGTGCACCATTGGATGACGATGTGAATTATAAGTTGAATGAGCTAACAATACCAAAACTCTGCATAAGGTTGAATACTCTTCAA TATATTCAGAAACAGATTGGCATGCTGGAAGATGGTATTAGAAAATCTTGGGCCCTGGTCAAGCCATCTCATAACCCTAGATGGA CAAAAGATGAGCCCCTGGAAGAGACTAGTTTGCTAACATGCAGTGAAGCTATCGACGCACTATTTGCAACCACTTTTAGCATCATCAAGGATACTGCAACAGGTGCTATCAACAAAATTTGTGCCTTCACTG GAGCCAGAGTTGTGTTTTGGGATTTGAGAGACAGATTCTTGTTTCATTTATATCGTGGAGATGTTGCAAGTTCTCGTTTGGAAAGTTATCTTCCTCATGTTGATACT GTCCTTGATCTCATATGTGGATTGATTGATGATTCACTCAGAGACCTTGTGGTGTTAAGCATCTTTCGGGCATTGTTG GAAGCCTACGTTTGGGTGTTGTTGGATGGAGGTCCTTCTCGTGCATTTTCTGACTCAGATGTTTCTGTGATGGAAGATGACTTCAATATGTTGAAG GATTTCTTTATAGCTGGTGGAGAAGGCCTTCCTCGCTCATTAGTTGAGCAAGAAGCAAAATTCAGTCAACAGATACTTGGCTTATTTTCCCTGCGG ACTGAAACAGTTATTAAAATGTTGATGAATGCAAGTGAACATATCTCAGTGGGATTGGATTCTAATAAACATGCTCATATGTTGGAAGATGCCCACACTTTAGTACGAGTCTTATGCCACAAGAAAGACAGGGAGGCTTCCAAGTTCCTAAAACGGCAATATCAGCTTCCCATGTCTTCAG AGTACGATGACACTCCAGATCGGGATTCAACTTTGAGATCACCTCTTATATCAGATCTCCTTAAGCGAAGTTACTCGACTAATTGGACCAACAAGGGCCACAGCAGTTTCAAATCAATAAAGAAGAAACTTCAAGAAGCAACATCTGAGATCAGGAATGTGGCTCGGTAA
- the LOC110656984 gene encoding protein unc-13 homolog isoform X3, whose amino-acid sequence MEHTALLQRYRRDRRKLLEFLLSSGLIKEPRTPSGPTNSLSNIDFDTLSADYILLCLKSGGVIDVTEATKKYLDESAYPVTSHSHTRNSYFLVSDPDLAGSPPRRVPPPITVRQTTNVAQSSSQMESSGVQNATTFGDDCGPTYKVATNTPIRRSQNSEIPPLGLPSLSTGLSDDDLRESAYELLLASIFFSGVGSYSVDDRKKEKSSKFLSSLKSKRDKVLSQSQSLGRPSELMDTVRVQMQISEAMDACIRRNLMQLAARQMHGQIDLPHVSLGLLNGIFKSDFRNEKSYMQWKNRQANILEEFLCFPASVQKTDHLTIRSHAAKIRHEKEADEFLSLIKLTWSTLGITQKMHNALYAWVLFQQFVETDEGLLLENAVIELQKVQTAEEADRKEEQYMNSLVCSRQYDGQELELNLVQAISVSISIWCDSALQDYHLHFSQKPSCFRTMMALLSAVGILTSDDCDEIKVSYSCSLTKFSSSNDNVSRKLKYYITSSTNAACGRVASKVDLESRVQRMHPLAMLAKELKLIAERDFNVFWPVLHQWCPESLMMSVVLLHQFYGERLRPFLKRLSSLSEDVRAVLPAAEMLDHYLTRLHTTALDANRLLLSSSQVLDHYQIGEVSAPLILDWVISQHAHILEWTGRAFDIEDWEPLSFHQRQAASIVEVFRIIEETVDQFFGFNLPMDITHLQALLSVIFHSLDAYLLKMLNQLVDKNHLYPSAPPLTRYTETVISVIKKRLLECAPLDDDVNYKLNELTIPKLCIRLNTLQYIQKQIGMLEDGIRKSWALVKPSHNPRWTKDEPLEETSLLTCSEAIDALFATTFSIIKDTATGAINKICAFTGARVVFWDLRDRFLFHLYRGDVASSRLESYLPHVDTVLDLICGLIDDSLRDLVVLSIFRALLEAYVWVLLDGGPSRAFSDSDVSVMEDDFNMLKDFFIAGGEGLPRSLVEQEAKFSQQILGLFSLRTETVIKMLMNASEHISVGLDSNKHAHMLEDAHTLVRVLCHKKDREASKFLKRQYQLPMSSEYDDTPDRDSTLRSPLISDLLKRSYSTNWTNKGHSSFKSIKKKLQEATSEIRNVAR is encoded by the exons ATGGAGCACACAGCTCTTTTGCAGCGTTACCGTCGAGATCGCCGGAAACTCTTAGAGTTCCTTTTATCTTCTGGTTTGATCAAGGAGCCCCGAACTCCATCCGGTCCCACTAATTCTCTCTCTAATATTGATTTCGATACTCTCAGCGCCGATTATATCCTCCTCTGCTTGAAATCAG GTGGAGTTATCGATGTTACTGAAGCGACTAAAAAGTACTTAGACGAATCTGCTTATCCTGTCACG AGTCATTCACATACAAGGAACTCCTATTTTCTTGTTTCTGATCCAGATTTAGCTGGATCTCCTCCTAGGCGTGTGCCTCCTCCAATTACTGTGCGCCAAACTACTAATGTGGCTCAATCATCGAGTCAAATGGAAAGTTCAGGTGTTCAGAATGCCACAACATTTGGGGATGACTGTGGTCCTACATATAAAGTAGCTACAAATACACCTATTAGGCGTTCACAAAATTCAGAAATTCCTCCACTTGGTTTACCTAGCCTGAGCACAG GATTGTCTGATGATGACTTGCGGGAATCAGCCTATGAGTTATTGCTTGCTTCTATATTTTTTTCTGG GGTTGGAAGTTATTCAGTTGACgatagaaagaaagaaaagagttCCAAATTTTTGTCTAGCTTGAAAAGTAAAAGGGACAAAGTGCTTTCACAATCACAGTCTTTAGGAAGACCCTCAGAGCTCATGGACACTGTCCGTGTTCAGATGCAG ATTTCAGAAGCTATGGATGCTTGCATTAGGCGAAATTTGATGCAGTTGGCAGCAAGGCAAATGCATGGACAGATTGACCTTCCTCATGTGTCACTGGGCCTTTTGAATGGTATTTTCAAGTCTGATTTTCGTAATGAAAAATCTTATATGCAATGGAAGAACAGGCAG GCAAATATATTAGAAGAATTTCTTTGTTTTCCTGCTAGTGTGCAGAAAACCGACCATCTAACCATTAGAAGCCATGCTGCAAAGATCAGACATGAGAAG GAAGCTGATGAATTCTTGTCACTTATAAAATTAACGTGGTCTACTTTAGGCATCACTCAGAAAATGCATAATGCATTATATGCGTGGGTCCTTTTTCAACAG TTTGTGGAGACAGATGAGGGTTTGCTTTTAGAAAATGCAGTTATTGAGTTGCAGAAAGTTCAAACTGCTGAAGAGGCTGATAGGAAGGAGGAGCAGTATATGAACAGCCTAGTATGTTCAAGGCAATATGATGGCCAAGAACTAGAGTTAAATTTGGTGCAGGCTATTAGTGTCTCAATAAGCATTTGGTGTGACAGTGCACTGCAAGATTATCATCTTCATTTCAGTCAG AAACCTTCTTGCTTCAGAACAATGATGGCCCTACTGTCAGCAGTTGGAATTCTTACTTCTGATGATTGTGATGAAATCAAGGTTAGTTATAGCTGCAGT TTAACAAAATTTAGTTCTTCAAATGATAATGTCTCTAGAAAGCTTAAATATTACATCACAAGCTCTACTAATGCTGCATGCGGGCGG GTTGCAAGTAaagtggatcttgaatctagagtacAAAGGATGCATCCATTGGCTATGCTTGCTAAGGAGCTAAAGTTGATTGCTGAAAGAGACTTCAATGTCTTTTGGCCAGTGTTACATCAGTGGTGTCCTGAATCCCTGATGATgtcagttgttctgttgcaccaATTTTATGGGGAAAGACTG AGACCTTTCCTCAAGAGATTGTCATCTCTTTCTGAAGATGTTAGGGCTGTTCTTCCTGCTGCTGAAATGTTGGATCATTATTTAACTCGGCTACATACTACAGCTCTGGATGCAAATAGGTTGCTTCTCTCTTCCAGTCAAGTTTTGGATCATTATCAG ATTGGGGAAGTTTCCGCACCACTCATTCTCGATTGGGTGATATCTCAGCATGCTCATATTTTGGAATGGACTGGACGTGCTTTTGATATTGAG GATTGGGAGCCTTTATCATTTCATCAACGGCAGGCAGCATCTATAGTTGAAGTTTTTAGAATTATAGAAGAG ACTGTGGATCAATTCTTTGGCTTCAATCTCCCTATGGATATTACCCATCTACAAGCTCTATTATCTGTAATTTTTCATAGCCTGGATGCATATTTGTTGAAAATGCTCAACCAGTTag TTGACAAGAATCATCTCTATCCATCTGCTCCTCCTTTAACTCGCTATACGGAGACTGTTATTTCAGTAATTAAGAAAAGGCTGCTTGAGTGTGCACCATTGGATGACGATGTGAATTATAAGTTGAATGAGCTAACAATACCAAAACTCTGCATAAGGTTGAATACTCTTCAA TATATTCAGAAACAGATTGGCATGCTGGAAGATGGTATTAGAAAATCTTGGGCCCTGGTCAAGCCATCTCATAACCCTAGATGGA CAAAAGATGAGCCCCTGGAAGAGACTAGTTTGCTAACATGCAGTGAAGCTATCGACGCACTATTTGCAACCACTTTTAGCATCATCAAGGATACTGCAACAGGTGCTATCAACAAAATTTGTGCCTTCACTG GAGCCAGAGTTGTGTTTTGGGATTTGAGAGACAGATTCTTGTTTCATTTATATCGTGGAGATGTTGCAAGTTCTCGTTTGGAAAGTTATCTTCCTCATGTTGATACT GTCCTTGATCTCATATGTGGATTGATTGATGATTCACTCAGAGACCTTGTGGTGTTAAGCATCTTTCGGGCATTGTTG GAAGCCTACGTTTGGGTGTTGTTGGATGGAGGTCCTTCTCGTGCATTTTCTGACTCAGATGTTTCTGTGATGGAAGATGACTTCAATATGTTGAAG GATTTCTTTATAGCTGGTGGAGAAGGCCTTCCTCGCTCATTAGTTGAGCAAGAAGCAAAATTCAGTCAACAGATACTTGGCTTATTTTCCCTGCGG ACTGAAACAGTTATTAAAATGTTGATGAATGCAAGTGAACATATCTCAGTGGGATTGGATTCTAATAAACATGCTCATATGTTGGAAGATGCCCACACTTTAGTACGAGTCTTATGCCACAAGAAAGACAGGGAGGCTTCCAAGTTCCTAAAACGGCAATATCAGCTTCCCATGTCTTCAG AGTACGATGACACTCCAGATCGGGATTCAACTTTGAGATCACCTCTTATATCAGATCTCCTTAAGCGAAGTTACTCGACTAATTGGACCAACAAGGGCCACAGCAGTTTCAAATCAATAAAGAAGAAACTTCAAGAAGCAACATCTGAGATCAGGAATGTGGCTCGGTAA
- the LOC110656984 gene encoding protein unc-13 homolog isoform X2, translating to MEHTALLQRYRRDRRKLLEFLLSSGLIKEPRTPSGPTNSLSNIDFDTLSADYILLCLKSGGVIDVTEATKKYLDESAYPVTSHSHTRNSYFLVSDPDLAGSPPRRVPPPITVRQTTNVAQSSSQMESSGVQNATTFGDDCGPTYKVATNTPIRRSQNSEIPPLGLPSLSTGLSDDDLRESAYELLLASIFFSGVGSYSVDDRKKEKSSKFLSSLKSKRDKVLSQSQSLGRPSELMDTVRVQMQISEAMDACIRRNLMQLAARQMHGQIDLPHVSLGLLNGIFKSDFRNEKSYMQWKNRQANILEEFLCFPASVQKTDHLTIRSHAAKIRHEKEWDTIMSPSERVAVLASIRQVAVNLSSLPGRFDIQGETLYWTTGYHLNIRLYQKLLFAVFDVLDEGQLIEEADEFLSLIKLTWSTLGITQKMHNALYAWVLFQQFVETDEGLLLENAVIELQKVQTAEEADRKEEQYMNSLVCSRQYDGQELELNLVQAISVSISIWCDSALQDYHLHFSQKPSCFRTMMALLSAVGILTSDDCDEIKLTKFSSSNDNVSRKLKYYITSSTNAACGRVASKVDLESRVQRMHPLAMLAKELKLIAERDFNVFWPVLHQWCPESLMMSVVLLHQFYGERLRPFLKRLSSLSEDVRAVLPAAEMLDHYLTRLHTTALDANRLLLSSSQVLDHYQIGEVSAPLILDWVISQHAHILEWTGRAFDIEDWEPLSFHQRQAASIVEVFRIIEETVDQFFGFNLPMDITHLQALLSVIFHSLDAYLLKMLNQLVDKNHLYPSAPPLTRYTETVISVIKKRLLECAPLDDDVNYKLNELTIPKLCIRLNTLQYIQKQIGMLEDGIRKSWALVKPSHNPRWTKDEPLEETSLLTCSEAIDALFATTFSIIKDTATGAINKICAFTGARVVFWDLRDRFLFHLYRGDVASSRLESYLPHVDTVLDLICGLIDDSLRDLVVLSIFRALLEAYVWVLLDGGPSRAFSDSDVSVMEDDFNMLKDFFIAGGEGLPRSLVEQEAKFSQQILGLFSLRTETVIKMLMNASEHISVGLDSNKHAHMLEDAHTLVRVLCHKKDREASKFLKRQYQLPMSSEYDDTPDRDSTLRSPLISDLLKRSYSTNWTNKGHSSFKSIKKKLQEATSEIRNVAR from the exons ATGGAGCACACAGCTCTTTTGCAGCGTTACCGTCGAGATCGCCGGAAACTCTTAGAGTTCCTTTTATCTTCTGGTTTGATCAAGGAGCCCCGAACTCCATCCGGTCCCACTAATTCTCTCTCTAATATTGATTTCGATACTCTCAGCGCCGATTATATCCTCCTCTGCTTGAAATCAG GTGGAGTTATCGATGTTACTGAAGCGACTAAAAAGTACTTAGACGAATCTGCTTATCCTGTCACG AGTCATTCACATACAAGGAACTCCTATTTTCTTGTTTCTGATCCAGATTTAGCTGGATCTCCTCCTAGGCGTGTGCCTCCTCCAATTACTGTGCGCCAAACTACTAATGTGGCTCAATCATCGAGTCAAATGGAAAGTTCAGGTGTTCAGAATGCCACAACATTTGGGGATGACTGTGGTCCTACATATAAAGTAGCTACAAATACACCTATTAGGCGTTCACAAAATTCAGAAATTCCTCCACTTGGTTTACCTAGCCTGAGCACAG GATTGTCTGATGATGACTTGCGGGAATCAGCCTATGAGTTATTGCTTGCTTCTATATTTTTTTCTGG GGTTGGAAGTTATTCAGTTGACgatagaaagaaagaaaagagttCCAAATTTTTGTCTAGCTTGAAAAGTAAAAGGGACAAAGTGCTTTCACAATCACAGTCTTTAGGAAGACCCTCAGAGCTCATGGACACTGTCCGTGTTCAGATGCAG ATTTCAGAAGCTATGGATGCTTGCATTAGGCGAAATTTGATGCAGTTGGCAGCAAGGCAAATGCATGGACAGATTGACCTTCCTCATGTGTCACTGGGCCTTTTGAATGGTATTTTCAAGTCTGATTTTCGTAATGAAAAATCTTATATGCAATGGAAGAACAGGCAG GCAAATATATTAGAAGAATTTCTTTGTTTTCCTGCTAGTGTGCAGAAAACCGACCATCTAACCATTAGAAGCCATGCTGCAAAGATCAGACATGAGAAG GAATGGGACACTATAATGTCACCTTCTGAGCGCGTTGCAGTTCTAGCATCTATTAGACAAGTTGCTGTAAATTTGTCATCTTTGCCTGGGAGATTTGACATCCAAGGTGAAACCTTGTATTGGACTACTGGTTATCACTTGAACATCAGACTTTATCAAAAATTACTTTTTGCTGTGTTTGATGTTCTTGATGAAGGCCAACTTATAGAG GAAGCTGATGAATTCTTGTCACTTATAAAATTAACGTGGTCTACTTTAGGCATCACTCAGAAAATGCATAATGCATTATATGCGTGGGTCCTTTTTCAACAG TTTGTGGAGACAGATGAGGGTTTGCTTTTAGAAAATGCAGTTATTGAGTTGCAGAAAGTTCAAACTGCTGAAGAGGCTGATAGGAAGGAGGAGCAGTATATGAACAGCCTAGTATGTTCAAGGCAATATGATGGCCAAGAACTAGAGTTAAATTTGGTGCAGGCTATTAGTGTCTCAATAAGCATTTGGTGTGACAGTGCACTGCAAGATTATCATCTTCATTTCAGTCAG AAACCTTCTTGCTTCAGAACAATGATGGCCCTACTGTCAGCAGTTGGAATTCTTACTTCTGATGATTGTGATGAAATCAAG TTAACAAAATTTAGTTCTTCAAATGATAATGTCTCTAGAAAGCTTAAATATTACATCACAAGCTCTACTAATGCTGCATGCGGGCGG GTTGCAAGTAaagtggatcttgaatctagagtacAAAGGATGCATCCATTGGCTATGCTTGCTAAGGAGCTAAAGTTGATTGCTGAAAGAGACTTCAATGTCTTTTGGCCAGTGTTACATCAGTGGTGTCCTGAATCCCTGATGATgtcagttgttctgttgcaccaATTTTATGGGGAAAGACTG AGACCTTTCCTCAAGAGATTGTCATCTCTTTCTGAAGATGTTAGGGCTGTTCTTCCTGCTGCTGAAATGTTGGATCATTATTTAACTCGGCTACATACTACAGCTCTGGATGCAAATAGGTTGCTTCTCTCTTCCAGTCAAGTTTTGGATCATTATCAG ATTGGGGAAGTTTCCGCACCACTCATTCTCGATTGGGTGATATCTCAGCATGCTCATATTTTGGAATGGACTGGACGTGCTTTTGATATTGAG GATTGGGAGCCTTTATCATTTCATCAACGGCAGGCAGCATCTATAGTTGAAGTTTTTAGAATTATAGAAGAG ACTGTGGATCAATTCTTTGGCTTCAATCTCCCTATGGATATTACCCATCTACAAGCTCTATTATCTGTAATTTTTCATAGCCTGGATGCATATTTGTTGAAAATGCTCAACCAGTTag TTGACAAGAATCATCTCTATCCATCTGCTCCTCCTTTAACTCGCTATACGGAGACTGTTATTTCAGTAATTAAGAAAAGGCTGCTTGAGTGTGCACCATTGGATGACGATGTGAATTATAAGTTGAATGAGCTAACAATACCAAAACTCTGCATAAGGTTGAATACTCTTCAA TATATTCAGAAACAGATTGGCATGCTGGAAGATGGTATTAGAAAATCTTGGGCCCTGGTCAAGCCATCTCATAACCCTAGATGGA CAAAAGATGAGCCCCTGGAAGAGACTAGTTTGCTAACATGCAGTGAAGCTATCGACGCACTATTTGCAACCACTTTTAGCATCATCAAGGATACTGCAACAGGTGCTATCAACAAAATTTGTGCCTTCACTG GAGCCAGAGTTGTGTTTTGGGATTTGAGAGACAGATTCTTGTTTCATTTATATCGTGGAGATGTTGCAAGTTCTCGTTTGGAAAGTTATCTTCCTCATGTTGATACT GTCCTTGATCTCATATGTGGATTGATTGATGATTCACTCAGAGACCTTGTGGTGTTAAGCATCTTTCGGGCATTGTTG GAAGCCTACGTTTGGGTGTTGTTGGATGGAGGTCCTTCTCGTGCATTTTCTGACTCAGATGTTTCTGTGATGGAAGATGACTTCAATATGTTGAAG GATTTCTTTATAGCTGGTGGAGAAGGCCTTCCTCGCTCATTAGTTGAGCAAGAAGCAAAATTCAGTCAACAGATACTTGGCTTATTTTCCCTGCGG ACTGAAACAGTTATTAAAATGTTGATGAATGCAAGTGAACATATCTCAGTGGGATTGGATTCTAATAAACATGCTCATATGTTGGAAGATGCCCACACTTTAGTACGAGTCTTATGCCACAAGAAAGACAGGGAGGCTTCCAAGTTCCTAAAACGGCAATATCAGCTTCCCATGTCTTCAG AGTACGATGACACTCCAGATCGGGATTCAACTTTGAGATCACCTCTTATATCAGATCTCCTTAAGCGAAGTTACTCGACTAATTGGACCAACAAGGGCCACAGCAGTTTCAAATCAATAAAGAAGAAACTTCAAGAAGCAACATCTGAGATCAGGAATGTGGCTCGGTAA